The Cetobacterium sp. 8H DNA window ATTATGAGAGTTATACTCATCAGCTTCAGTTATAACTTTTTCTCCATCTTCAAAGAATTTTGAATAATTTAAATCTCTTTCATCTGCAGGTATTCTATAATAATTACCCATGTCAATTGATTTAACTTTTTCTTCTTTTGTCATTAAAGCTTCATATAGTTTTTCACCATGTCTTGTTCCTATAACTTTTACTTCATGATTCGGTCTGTTGAAAAGATTTTTCATAGTTGTTGCTAGTAATTCTACAGTTGCTGCTGGTGATTTTTGAATAAATAAATCTCCATTCTGTCCATGTTCAAAAGCAAAAAGTACTAAATCTACAGCTTGATCTAAACTCATCATAAATCTAGTCATCTCAGGGTCAGTAAGAGTCATTGGATTTCCAGCTCTCATCTGATCAATAAATAAAGGAATTACAGACCCTCTTGATGCCATAACATTTCCATATCTAGTGACACATATTGTAGTCTCATGCTCTCCTAGATTTCTACCTTTAGCTATTGCAACTTTCTCCATCATAGCTTTTGACATTCCCATAGCATTTATTGGATAAGCAGCTTTATCTGTACTTAAACAAATAACCTTTTTTACTCCTGCATTTATGGCAGCATTTAAAACATTATCTGTTCCCATAACATTAGTTTTTACTGCTTGCATTGGATAAAACTCACACGATGGAACTTGTTTTAATGCTGCTGCATGAAAAACATAATCTACACCTCTCATTGCATCCGTAATAGAGTTATAATCTCTAACATCACCAATATAAAATTTTAGTTTAGGATTATTATAATGTTTTCTCATATCATCTTGTTTCTTTTCATCTCTTGAGAATATCCTAATCTCTTTTATCTCTGTATTTAAAAATCCTTTTAATACAGTATTTCCAAATGATCCTGTTCCACCTGTTATAAGTAGTGTTTTCCCTTTAAACATTCTCTTCATCTCCTAATCTAAATTTATAATTGTTTGTTGAATAGTCTCCAA harbors:
- a CDS encoding polysaccharide biosynthesis protein, translating into MFKGKTLLITGGTGSFGNTVLKGFLNTEIKEIRIFSRDEKKQDDMRKHYNNPKLKFYIGDVRDYNSITDAMRGVDYVFHAAALKQVPSCEFYPMQAVKTNVMGTDNVLNAAINAGVKKVICLSTDKAAYPINAMGMSKAMMEKVAIAKGRNLGEHETTICVTRYGNVMASRGSVIPLFIDQMRAGNPMTLTDPEMTRFMMSLDQAVDLVLFAFEHGQNGDLFIQKSPAATVELLATTMKNLFNRPNHEVKVIGTRHGEKLYEALMTKEEKVKSIDMGNYYRIPADERDLNYSKFFEDGEKVITEADEYNSHNTYRLNEEELKSMLLELPEIQDDLREFGVK